The region AAGCAGAGGTTAAAGggtgagttgttgtttgttttgttttttttttaacgttaCAGTAAACAGTAACCCGTCTGCGTTTtggacagtcagtcagtcagtgagcaGGCCATTTAGCACCAAAAGAGCCGCtgctgtaaatatgtttttactaAACTTTCCTGCATCAGTCCATTTGCTCATCACTACACAAACCAGCACCAAAAGCACTTACTTAAGGGTAGGGCTCACACACTGGCATTAGCATTATTGTTGAGTAACCCAGCTGAAGAAGACCACCACATAGATCCAAATACTTGATAAGTTTTTATTTCTCTAGTGAATTCATATGTTGTTATTCTGCACAGCAGCATACAGGAAAATTgtggtaaaatataaataacaaagttcaacagtgttttctttttctcttattcatttaatcaaaaaaaaaaagtcatctgtTAAAAGTGGCAAATTTTGTCAGCCTCTCTCAATATCCATTTTCTTGCACACTCTTGAGAATGTAACATTGAACAACTAAACTTTAAAAAGTATGGGAATAATCATTATTTACAGACAATCACCTTTTGGTGAGCAATGCTTATAGCTTCATGGAAATTCATTTCCATGATgttaaatgcaacaaaaatgaaaatacaattaTGTTATACAAAGATCAAAAATACTATCAAAACCCTTATTATAAATGGCAGCACTATATCAATAAACTGCTGTTGACATTTTTACATGTAAGTACAAAATCCTGTTGAGGTAGCGCCCTCTGAAGTCacttgaaatgttaaaatactgAATAAACATCACTTTATATACAATACAGCAaatctctcttctttcttcaaTGTAATTGTATTCCTTTGGTAAACAAAACTGTCAGAAATGTGCAGTCCTGCAAGTGACACTTTCAAATCATACATTCACAacatttttgcatcttttttcagtttttttttttttttcctttctcttttttggatTCGTCAGAACAGAAATAATGGGATAACATGTATTCTTTGCTCCGCCAACAttcatttgctcttttttttttttttttcttttttctcttttgcactCTCACTCACTCGACAAGGTAAACGAGACTCACTCCTGCTTTTATATTGCAGAGCAGACCTGCCCATGAAGCTCTCTGGTGAACACAAATGTCAGGgcaaatcaaaaacaacaaaaataaaaatggcagagagaaaagaaatccaGTGTGTCGCCCTTATTTGGGaatgtaaacattaaaaaaaaatggaggctAGTGTCGCTCGCTGTGTGCTCAGCGAGTCAGATTCTCATTACATAGGATTGGAAAAGAGGTTTGGCTGAGCAACAACTGAATATAATGTCCCCCCAGAGAATGTGAGCCCTAAACAGAGGCcacattgtctttttcttttcttttttttttcttctcttctcttttcttttcttcctgccTCTTCACAGATTGAATGACAACTTTCAATGCAAGTTGGAAAATATGCTGTGTAGCTTTTAGGCAAGGCAGATGGGATCAAAGAGTTCCTCCTCCAGTCAGATGCACACAAGTACTCATTAATGACACATTCTTGAGCTTCTTTTAATGGCAAAACATAACTTTGGTTTTCTAAGACGAGAAAGAAAATCGCAGCGAGCTTAGCTCAACATACAAAAATACTTGGTAGAAATATGACATTCATCCCCTTTTGCcaatgtcagtgtgtttccCTACATCaccaaaatactttttttttttttatatttattcacgCTTTGTGATTATTGATACATAGGTGTATTTATATGCACACTCTCAAATGACTAAGaactagaaaagaaaaataaatccaatgtATAAAGCATAAAATTATTCTATGTGGATAAAGGAACTATAAAAATATAAGAGATCTTAGAGGAAAaaacatcccaaaaaaaaaaaaaaagaagataaaatctATATGTTTATGAAACTGGGATAAAGGCTACAGCCGAAACCAAAACAGTCATCTGGAAATTGTTCAGTGCAATTCAATTTACTTTATAGTCTTGTGTGTTTAGAATATTTTCATCCTCTTACCACCCACAGCCCTCCCCCCCTTTAATGGTCGCTGGGATGGCTGGTCTTTTGACAGTGGACAGTATTTTATCGTGTGGGCATTGTCCCCGTTGGCACTGCAAAGGGGGCAGGTATAAGCCCTCAGAATCGGGCACACGACCCTCCCGTCCGGGGTCTTCAGGACGTGGGAGCCGTACACCTCCTCCGGCGCTCCGTTATTTCGGCAGAAGACGCAGATTTTGGGCTCCTGCTTGCTCCTGGCGGCCGGTTTGCGCATCTTCCTCTCCACGCCGAACAGATCAAACCCGGCGAAGCTGCCGCCGAAGCCCACCTCCCGCTCCGGCAGCTGGACGCCGAGCTGGTTCTGGAAGGGGCTCAGTATCGAGAAGCGCTCCTTCAGGTCCAGGATGGAGGCCGGCGGGGGGCTCCCGGACGGGCAGCAGCAGTCCAGGTGCCCGCTCTCTCCAACGCCGCCCGCGATTACGCACGGACACGCCGGGGAGTCGTCCAAGCCCAGGGTCGCCTTCAGGGACTCGGTGATGGAGTTGGGATTCTGGGGCATGCTGAGCTTATTATTCTTCGTCACCAACGTAGTCAGCCCGAGATAGTCGTTCCAGAAATTGAAAGTGTAGTCATATGGGCTGCGCGCGTTCAAATAGTTGTGGTTGAGAAAATCCATGGCCACTTCTGCTCGCTGTCTCGCCGTCAAAAGGTGAAAAACAACCCGCGTAAATCCGTAAAGTCTTTGTAGCCAGAGTGCGTCTCCGAGACCGGATCATGTACAGCGATGTGGTCTCCTGTGTTCCTGTTATGTTTGAGCGCCCTGCAAACAGCCTTTCTGGTTATAAGGACCAGGAGGGCGGGGCGCTCTCCCCCTCAAAACCAAGTTTCAGATCAGGTTGGAAGCAGACTGCCTTTCTTCAAAGCCTCATTCGGACGCGTTTGAGCGCATCTGCCATCGCTCCGGCCTTTGGAGATgatttgggctttttttttcagtagttTATGATTCAGGCAGAGAAATGAATTGACTGCAGTTCAGTAAAAACTAATCAGTTAGAGGAGGAGAGTTGGAGTCtttgtcaccccccccccaaaaaaaaaaataataataataaaaaaataataataatacagttCCTCGTATTTTATGAAATTACCTCATCAATGGTTGTGCATGAAACGCACCAaccacactgaaacaaaaacaaataaacaaaaacaaaaaaaactaaacaccaGCGTCCACACCTTAACCCTTTGTGTGCCAGGAGCTTTGTTCCTTGCAGCATCCTCTCACTGTCCTGGGAGACATTACCTGTGCTGGTGCATCATGTCGTGATGAAATTGAATCAAAAATGAGGCAAACCGTGAGTAGATCCTCCTGCAGAGGAAGTCTGTGGCTGTTGTGAATGTCAGACTATGATGGatggttaaaaatgtaaaaatgttttcacattcaggtatttttattattattattattatattttttgaaGATTCATTCTCTGGAGTGGAAAATGATTAATGGGGCCCAAAATCTTAGAAATATATACTAATGTGCTTTTAGAGTTGAAAGGTTTGAGGATATTAAAATGTACAGAAATTTGATAACTGAAATCAACCTCATCtcctttagcttttttttttttttaatggggaGTGAAGAAGCTTGAATAAAATATCATGCACTGCTTTCAGTGCTGGcatgaaaacaagacaaaaacatctCCTTCAGCCATGTAATCAT is a window of Echeneis naucrates chromosome 10, fEcheNa1.1, whole genome shotgun sequence DNA encoding:
- the nanos1 gene encoding nanos homolog 1; this translates as MDFLNHNYLNARSPYDYTFNFWNDYLGLTTLVTKNNKLSMPQNPNSITESLKATLGLDDSPACPCVIAGGVGESGHLDCCCPSGSPPPASILDLKERFSILSPFQNQLGVQLPEREVGFGGSFAGFDLFGVERKMRKPAARSKQEPKICVFCRNNGAPEEVYGSHVLKTPDGRVVCPILRAYTCPLCSANGDNAHTIKYCPLSKDQPSQRPLKGGRAVGGKRMKIF